A region from the Benincasa hispida cultivar B227 chromosome 10, ASM972705v1, whole genome shotgun sequence genome encodes:
- the LOC120088567 gene encoding uncharacterized protein LOC120088567: MATGKSCYGRSNYRFLTGDIAGHHHHHSFTSDLSFELNESDIYNSGSSKSPRSPATATRISKKPSSKRVEAGGGGASSFPVNIPDWSKILKEEYREKRMEYEDDLEEDEDEDEEMRVPPHEFLARQMARTRIASFSVHEGIGRTLKGRDLSRVRNAIWEKTGFED, from the coding sequence ATGGCGACCGGAAAAAGCTGTTACGGTCGCTCCAACTACCGTTTCCTCACCGGCGACATCGCCggccaccaccaccaccactcCTTCACATCCGATTTATCCTTCGAACTCAACGAATCTGACATTTACAACTCCGGTAGTTCGAAATCGCCGAGATCTCCAGCGACGGCGACGCGAATCTCGAAGAAACCTTCGTCGAAACGAGTGGAGGCCGGCGGCGGTGGAGCATCGTCGTTTCCGGTGAATATTCCGGATTGGTCGAAGATTCTGAAAGAGGAATACAGAGAGAAGCGTATGGAATACGAGGATGATTTGGAGGAGGATGAAGATGAGGATGAAGAAATGAGAGTGCCGCCTCACGAGTTTTTGGCGAGGCAAATGGCGAGGACGAGGATCGCATCGTTTTCGGTTCATGAAGGAATTGGGAGGACGTTGAAAGGGAGAGATCTGAGTAGGGTAAGAAATGCAATATGGGAAAAAACTGGGTTCGAGGattga